A stretch of the Betaproteobacteria bacterium genome encodes the following:
- a CDS encoding cyclic nucleotide-binding domain-containing protein, with the protein MSDVDMTVINDLAIDKHVAKGNVVLTEGDIGDSLYAIVSGRVKVFIGDEDGREIILKILGPGDFFGEMSLIDSQPRSASVSTLEHAVFKVLSRSAFESSVEKAPRIATLVMQALAKRLRDADRKISTLALMDVYGRVANTLLELAINTNGKLVVGEKLSQQDIANMVGASREMVNRILKDLSDRGYISVEAKTITIHDEKLPPSF; encoded by the coding sequence TTGAGCGACGTCGATATGACGGTCATCAATGATCTCGCCATCGACAAGCATGTCGCCAAAGGCAACGTCGTGTTGACCGAAGGCGATATTGGCGATTCGCTCTACGCGATTGTGTCGGGCCGGGTGAAGGTCTTCATTGGTGACGAAGACGGCCGTGAAATCATCCTGAAAATACTCGGGCCGGGGGATTTTTTTGGTGAAATGTCGCTGATTGACAGCCAGCCGCGCTCGGCGTCGGTTTCGACGCTTGAACACGCGGTCTTCAAGGTCCTGTCGCGTTCTGCGTTTGAGAGTTCCGTCGAAAAGGCCCCGCGTATCGCTACGCTGGTGATGCAGGCCCTGGCGAAGCGATTGCGCGACGCCGATCGCAAAATATCCACGCTGGCCTTGATGGATGTCTACGGTCGTGTCGCCAATACGCTGCTGGAACTTGCCATCAATACCAACGGCAAATTGGTGGTCGGAGAAAAGCTTTCCCAACAGGACATCGCGAATATGGTGGGCGCATCGCGCGAAATGGTGAACCGGATCCTGAAAGACCTGTCAGACCGCGGCTACATCTCGGTGGAAGCC